One window of Streptomyces sp. FIT100 genomic DNA carries:
- a CDS encoding cupin domain-containing protein produces MSLIVTAFDESVIVRSIEAETIGRAPVTLQLLADGSSTGGALSTKRVTLLDGANGPAPHRHARSVEMFYLLDGIAQFLSGDRVVTAQRGDLVVVPSGMDHAFAAAPGEDADILIVATPGIDRFEYFRHMERIAKGELPRESLMDVQELYDTYFTHSDLWNRARLSGWMRPG; encoded by the coding sequence ATGTCCCTGATCGTGACTGCCTTCGACGAGTCCGTGATCGTGCGTTCGATCGAGGCAGAGACCATCGGCCGCGCACCCGTTACGCTCCAGCTCCTCGCCGACGGCAGTTCCACGGGCGGCGCCCTCTCCACCAAGCGCGTGACACTGCTGGACGGTGCGAACGGGCCGGCGCCCCACCGCCATGCCCGCTCCGTGGAAATGTTCTACCTCCTCGACGGCATTGCACAATTCCTGTCCGGCGACCGAGTGGTGACCGCGCAACGCGGCGACCTGGTCGTCGTGCCATCCGGCATGGACCACGCCTTCGCCGCTGCCCCCGGCGAGGACGCCGACATCCTCATCGTCGCTACACCGGGCATCGATCGCTTCGAATACTTCCGCCACATGGAGCGTATCGCCAAAGGCGAATTGCCACGCGAGTCCCTGATGGACGTACAAGAGCTGTACGACACCTACTTCACCCACAGCGACCTGTGGAACCGCGCGCGCCTGAGCGGGTGGATGCGTCCGGGCTGA